A window from Balaenoptera musculus isolate JJ_BM4_2016_0621 chromosome 8, mBalMus1.pri.v3, whole genome shotgun sequence encodes these proteins:
- the TMEM262 gene encoding transmembrane protein 262 isoform X1, whose product MSLDAVDGARAVEPERNPMAIPDCALQNRRGRLLLLGSVRLFKLYHLPGVCAAARMRWRDRVAVLFFPQGMILTMAALMLFFIHLAVFASDVHNFCVTYHYDRMSFRYTVVLMFSQVIGICWAAVGSLYAEMTQDKFRRCFSLTILMLNGAMFFNRLSLEFLAIQYREENH is encoded by the exons ATGTCCCTAGATGCAGTGGACGGAGCGCGGGCCGTGGAGCCAGAGAGG AATCCTATGGCTATTCCAGACTGTGCGCTTCAGAACCGGAGGGGTCGGCTGCTCCTCCTGGGCAGTGTCCGCTTGTTCAAGCTGTACCATCTGCCTGGAGTCTGTGCTGCCGCCAGGATGCGGTGGCGGGACCGCGTGGCCGTGCTCTTCTTCCCACAAGGCATGATTCTCACCATGGCTGCACTGATGCTCTTCTTCATACACCTGGCCGTCTTCGCCAGCGACGTGCACAACTTCTGCGTCACCTACCACTATGACCGCATGAGCTTCCGCTACACAGTTGTCCTGATG TTCTCCCAGGTGATCGGCATCTGCTGGGCCGCCGTGGGGTCACTCTACGCTGAGATGACACAGGACAAGTTTCGTCGATGCTTTTCACTGACCATCCTGA TGCTCAACGGAGCCATGTTCTTCAACCGCCTGTCCCTGGAGTTTCTGGCCATTCAGTACCGGGAAGAGAACCACTGa
- the TMEM262 gene encoding transmembrane protein 262 isoform X2 has product MAIPDCALQNRRGRLLLLGSVRLFKLYHLPGVCAAARMRWRDRVAVLFFPQGMILTMAALMLFFIHLAVFASDVHNFCVTYHYDRMSFRYTVVLMFSQVIGICWAAVGSLYAEMTQDKFRRCFSLTILMLNGAMFFNRLSLEFLAIQYREENH; this is encoded by the exons ATGGCTATTCCAGACTGTGCGCTTCAGAACCGGAGGGGTCGGCTGCTCCTCCTGGGCAGTGTCCGCTTGTTCAAGCTGTACCATCTGCCTGGAGTCTGTGCTGCCGCCAGGATGCGGTGGCGGGACCGCGTGGCCGTGCTCTTCTTCCCACAAGGCATGATTCTCACCATGGCTGCACTGATGCTCTTCTTCATACACCTGGCCGTCTTCGCCAGCGACGTGCACAACTTCTGCGTCACCTACCACTATGACCGCATGAGCTTCCGCTACACAGTTGTCCTGATG TTCTCCCAGGTGATCGGCATCTGCTGGGCCGCCGTGGGGTCACTCTACGCTGAGATGACACAGGACAAGTTTCGTCGATGCTTTTCACTGACCATCCTGA TGCTCAACGGAGCCATGTTCTTCAACCGCCTGTCCCTGGAGTTTCTGGCCATTCAGTACCGGGAAGAGAACCACTGa
- the TMEM262 gene encoding transmembrane protein 262 isoform X3 translates to MRWRDRVAVLFFPQGMILTMAALMLFFIHLAVFASDVHNFCVTYHYDRMSFRYTVVLMFSQVIGICWAAVGSLYAEMTQDKFRRCFSLTILMLNGAMFFNRLSLEFLAIQYREENH, encoded by the exons ATGCGGTGGCGGGACCGCGTGGCCGTGCTCTTCTTCCCACAAGGCATGATTCTCACCATGGCTGCACTGATGCTCTTCTTCATACACCTGGCCGTCTTCGCCAGCGACGTGCACAACTTCTGCGTCACCTACCACTATGACCGCATGAGCTTCCGCTACACAGTTGTCCTGATG TTCTCCCAGGTGATCGGCATCTGCTGGGCCGCCGTGGGGTCACTCTACGCTGAGATGACACAGGACAAGTTTCGTCGATGCTTTTCACTGACCATCCTGA TGCTCAACGGAGCCATGTTCTTCAACCGCCTGTCCCTGGAGTTTCTGGCCATTCAGTACCGGGAAGAGAACCACTGa
- the ZFPL1 gene encoding zinc finger protein-like 1 isoform X5, producing MQGAWPELRGTVGRSLGLGRVREVSRAGSTMGLCKCPKRKVTNLFCFEHRVNVCEHCLVANHAKCIVQSYLQWLQDSDYNPNCRLCNIPLAARETTRLVCYDLFHWACLNERAAQLPQNTAPAGYQCPSCSGPIFPPTNLAGPVASALREKLATVNWARAGLGLPLIDEVVSPEPEPLNTSDFSDWSSFNASGSAKQEEIASASAAPAFYSQVPRPPASPSRPEQHTVIHMSNPESLTHDVTSPQFRDALLG from the exons ATGCAGGGGGCGTGGCCGGAATTGAGAGGGACGGTGGGCAGGAGTTTGGGGTTGGGGCGAGTACGAGAGGTGTCTAGGGCAG GGTCGACTATGGGGCTTTGCAAGTGCCCCAAGAGGAAGGTGACCAACCTATTCTGCTTCGAACACCGGGTCAACGTCTGCGAGCACTGCCTGGTAGCCAATCACGCCAAG TGCATCGTCCAGTCCTACCTGCAGTGGCTCCAAGATAGCGATTACAACCCCAATTGCCGCCTCTGCAACATACCCCTGGCCGCCCGGGAGACGACCCGCCTGGTCTGTTATG ATCTCTTCCACTGGGCCTGCCTCAATGAACGTGCTGCCCAGCtaccccaaaacacagcacctgCTGGCTACCAGTGCCCCAGCTGCAGTGGCCCCATCTTCCCTCCAACCAACCTGGCCGGCCCCGTGGCCTCCGCACTGAGAGAGAAGCTGGCCACAGTCAACTGGGCCCGGGCAGGACTGGGTCTTCCTCTG ATTGACGAGGTGGTGAGCCCAGAGCCTGAGCCCCTCAACACTTCCGACTTCTCTGACTGGTCCAGCTTTAATG CCAGTGGTAGCGCCAAACAAGAGGAGATAGCCAGCGCTTCTGCTGCCCCAGCCTTCTACAGCCAAGTCCCCCGGCCCCCCGCTTCCCCGAGCCGACCCGAGCAGCACACGGTGATCCACATGAGCAATCCCGAGTCTTTGACTCACG ACGTTACCTCCCCACAATTCCGAGATGCTCTGTTAGGCTGA
- the ZFPL1 gene encoding zinc finger protein-like 1 isoform X2, with amino-acid sequence MGLCKCPKRKVTNLFCFEHRVNVCEHCLVANHAKCIVQSYLQWLQDSDYNPNCRLCNIPLAARETTRLVCYDLFHWACLNERAAQLPQNTAPAGYQCPSCSGPIFPPTNLAGPVASALREKLATVNWARAGLGLPLIDEVVSPEPEPLNTSDFSDWSSFNASGSAKQEEIASASAAPAFYSQVPRPPASPSRPEQHTVIHMSNPESLTHASAPRKVYDTRDDDRAPGLHGDCDDDKYRRRPALGWLAQLLRSRAGSRKRPLTLLQRAGLLLLLGLLGFLALLVLMSRLGRAAADSDPNLDPLMNPHIRVGPS; translated from the exons ATGGGGCTTTGCAAGTGCCCCAAGAGGAAGGTGACCAACCTATTCTGCTTCGAACACCGGGTCAACGTCTGCGAGCACTGCCTGGTAGCCAATCACGCCAAG TGCATCGTCCAGTCCTACCTGCAGTGGCTCCAAGATAGCGATTACAACCCCAATTGCCGCCTCTGCAACATACCCCTGGCCGCCCGGGAGACGACCCGCCTGGTCTGTTATG ATCTCTTCCACTGGGCCTGCCTCAATGAACGTGCTGCCCAGCtaccccaaaacacagcacctgCTGGCTACCAGTGCCCCAGCTGCAGTGGCCCCATCTTCCCTCCAACCAACCTGGCCGGCCCCGTGGCCTCCGCACTGAGAGAGAAGCTGGCCACAGTCAACTGGGCCCGGGCAGGACTGGGTCTTCCTCTG ATTGACGAGGTGGTGAGCCCAGAGCCTGAGCCCCTCAACACTTCCGACTTCTCTGACTGGTCCAGCTTTAATG CCAGTGGTAGCGCCAAACAAGAGGAGATAGCCAGCGCTTCTGCTGCCCCAGCCTTCTACAGCCAAGTCCCCCGGCCCCCCGCTTCCCCGAGCCGACCCGAGCAGCACACGGTGATCCACATGAGCAATCCCGAGTCTTTGACTCACG CCTCAGCCCCAAGGAAGGTGTATGACACGCGGGATGATGACCGGGCACCAGGCCTCCATGGGGATTGTGACGATGACAAGTACCGTCGCCggcctgccctgggctggctggCCCAGCTGCTCAG GAGCCGGGCTGGGTCTCGTAAGCGGCCGCTGACCCTGCTCCAGCGGGCAGGGCTGctgctgctcctggggctgctgggcttCCTGGCCCTCCTCGTGCTCATGTCTCGCCTGGGCCGGGCTGCGGCTGACAGCGATCCCAACCTGGACCCGCTCATGAACCCTCACATCCGTGTGGGTCCCTCCTGA
- the ZFPL1 gene encoding zinc finger protein-like 1 isoform X4 — protein sequence MGLCKCPKRKVTNLFCFEHRVNVCEHCLVANHAKCIVQSYLQWLQDSDYNPNCRLCNIPLAARETTRLVCYDLFHWACLNERAAQLPQNTAPAGYQCPSCSGPIFPPTNLAGPVASALREKLATVNWARAGLGLPLIDEVVSPEPEPLNTSDFSDWSSFNASAPRKVYDTRDDDRAPGLHGDCDDDKYRRRPALGWLAQLLRSRAGSRKRPLTLLQRAGLLLLLGLLGFLALLVLMSRLGRAAADSDPNLDPLMNPHIRVGPS from the exons ATGGGGCTTTGCAAGTGCCCCAAGAGGAAGGTGACCAACCTATTCTGCTTCGAACACCGGGTCAACGTCTGCGAGCACTGCCTGGTAGCCAATCACGCCAAG TGCATCGTCCAGTCCTACCTGCAGTGGCTCCAAGATAGCGATTACAACCCCAATTGCCGCCTCTGCAACATACCCCTGGCCGCCCGGGAGACGACCCGCCTGGTCTGTTATG ATCTCTTCCACTGGGCCTGCCTCAATGAACGTGCTGCCCAGCtaccccaaaacacagcacctgCTGGCTACCAGTGCCCCAGCTGCAGTGGCCCCATCTTCCCTCCAACCAACCTGGCCGGCCCCGTGGCCTCCGCACTGAGAGAGAAGCTGGCCACAGTCAACTGGGCCCGGGCAGGACTGGGTCTTCCTCTG ATTGACGAGGTGGTGAGCCCAGAGCCTGAGCCCCTCAACACTTCCGACTTCTCTGACTGGTCCAGCTTTAATG CCTCAGCCCCAAGGAAGGTGTATGACACGCGGGATGATGACCGGGCACCAGGCCTCCATGGGGATTGTGACGATGACAAGTACCGTCGCCggcctgccctgggctggctggCCCAGCTGCTCAG GAGCCGGGCTGGGTCTCGTAAGCGGCCGCTGACCCTGCTCCAGCGGGCAGGGCTGctgctgctcctggggctgctgggcttCCTGGCCCTCCTCGTGCTCATGTCTCGCCTGGGCCGGGCTGCGGCTGACAGCGATCCCAACCTGGACCCGCTCATGAACCCTCACATCCGTGTGGGTCCCTCCTGA
- the ZFPL1 gene encoding zinc finger protein-like 1 isoform X3, which yields MQGAWPELRGTVGRSLGLGRVREVSRAGSTMGLCKCPKRKVTNLFCFEHRVNVCEHCLVANHAKCIVQSYLQWLQDSDYNPNCRLCNIPLAARETTRLVCYDLFHWACLNERAAQLPQNTAPAGYQCPSCSGPIFPPTNLAGPVASALREKLATVNWARAGLGLPLIDEVVSPEPEPLNTSDFSDWSSFNASAPRKVYDTRDDDRAPGLHGDCDDDKYRRRPALGWLAQLLRSRAGSRKRPLTLLQRAGLLLLLGLLGFLALLVLMSRLGRAAADSDPNLDPLMNPHIRVGPS from the exons ATGCAGGGGGCGTGGCCGGAATTGAGAGGGACGGTGGGCAGGAGTTTGGGGTTGGGGCGAGTACGAGAGGTGTCTAGGGCAG GGTCGACTATGGGGCTTTGCAAGTGCCCCAAGAGGAAGGTGACCAACCTATTCTGCTTCGAACACCGGGTCAACGTCTGCGAGCACTGCCTGGTAGCCAATCACGCCAAG TGCATCGTCCAGTCCTACCTGCAGTGGCTCCAAGATAGCGATTACAACCCCAATTGCCGCCTCTGCAACATACCCCTGGCCGCCCGGGAGACGACCCGCCTGGTCTGTTATG ATCTCTTCCACTGGGCCTGCCTCAATGAACGTGCTGCCCAGCtaccccaaaacacagcacctgCTGGCTACCAGTGCCCCAGCTGCAGTGGCCCCATCTTCCCTCCAACCAACCTGGCCGGCCCCGTGGCCTCCGCACTGAGAGAGAAGCTGGCCACAGTCAACTGGGCCCGGGCAGGACTGGGTCTTCCTCTG ATTGACGAGGTGGTGAGCCCAGAGCCTGAGCCCCTCAACACTTCCGACTTCTCTGACTGGTCCAGCTTTAATG CCTCAGCCCCAAGGAAGGTGTATGACACGCGGGATGATGACCGGGCACCAGGCCTCCATGGGGATTGTGACGATGACAAGTACCGTCGCCggcctgccctgggctggctggCCCAGCTGCTCAG GAGCCGGGCTGGGTCTCGTAAGCGGCCGCTGACCCTGCTCCAGCGGGCAGGGCTGctgctgctcctggggctgctgggcttCCTGGCCCTCCTCGTGCTCATGTCTCGCCTGGGCCGGGCTGCGGCTGACAGCGATCCCAACCTGGACCCGCTCATGAACCCTCACATCCGTGTGGGTCCCTCCTGA
- the ZFPL1 gene encoding zinc finger protein-like 1 isoform X1: MQGAWPELRGTVGRSLGLGRVREVSRAGSTMGLCKCPKRKVTNLFCFEHRVNVCEHCLVANHAKCIVQSYLQWLQDSDYNPNCRLCNIPLAARETTRLVCYDLFHWACLNERAAQLPQNTAPAGYQCPSCSGPIFPPTNLAGPVASALREKLATVNWARAGLGLPLIDEVVSPEPEPLNTSDFSDWSSFNASGSAKQEEIASASAAPAFYSQVPRPPASPSRPEQHTVIHMSNPESLTHASAPRKVYDTRDDDRAPGLHGDCDDDKYRRRPALGWLAQLLRSRAGSRKRPLTLLQRAGLLLLLGLLGFLALLVLMSRLGRAAADSDPNLDPLMNPHIRVGPS, from the exons ATGCAGGGGGCGTGGCCGGAATTGAGAGGGACGGTGGGCAGGAGTTTGGGGTTGGGGCGAGTACGAGAGGTGTCTAGGGCAG GGTCGACTATGGGGCTTTGCAAGTGCCCCAAGAGGAAGGTGACCAACCTATTCTGCTTCGAACACCGGGTCAACGTCTGCGAGCACTGCCTGGTAGCCAATCACGCCAAG TGCATCGTCCAGTCCTACCTGCAGTGGCTCCAAGATAGCGATTACAACCCCAATTGCCGCCTCTGCAACATACCCCTGGCCGCCCGGGAGACGACCCGCCTGGTCTGTTATG ATCTCTTCCACTGGGCCTGCCTCAATGAACGTGCTGCCCAGCtaccccaaaacacagcacctgCTGGCTACCAGTGCCCCAGCTGCAGTGGCCCCATCTTCCCTCCAACCAACCTGGCCGGCCCCGTGGCCTCCGCACTGAGAGAGAAGCTGGCCACAGTCAACTGGGCCCGGGCAGGACTGGGTCTTCCTCTG ATTGACGAGGTGGTGAGCCCAGAGCCTGAGCCCCTCAACACTTCCGACTTCTCTGACTGGTCCAGCTTTAATG CCAGTGGTAGCGCCAAACAAGAGGAGATAGCCAGCGCTTCTGCTGCCCCAGCCTTCTACAGCCAAGTCCCCCGGCCCCCCGCTTCCCCGAGCCGACCCGAGCAGCACACGGTGATCCACATGAGCAATCCCGAGTCTTTGACTCACG CCTCAGCCCCAAGGAAGGTGTATGACACGCGGGATGATGACCGGGCACCAGGCCTCCATGGGGATTGTGACGATGACAAGTACCGTCGCCggcctgccctgggctggctggCCCAGCTGCTCAG GAGCCGGGCTGGGTCTCGTAAGCGGCCGCTGACCCTGCTCCAGCGGGCAGGGCTGctgctgctcctggggctgctgggcttCCTGGCCCTCCTCGTGCTCATGTCTCGCCTGGGCCGGGCTGCGGCTGACAGCGATCCCAACCTGGACCCGCTCATGAACCCTCACATCCGTGTGGGTCCCTCCTGA